The Niastella koreensis GR20-10 genome includes a window with the following:
- a CDS encoding DUF4450 domain-containing protein produces the protein MLHKTLYFIVFLATITSARAQLAKNNAPLPAAVKGIRSSSERSLHYQAEGTDFVTVNGKMRFNRALYGTNTAFRIETGDLPEFALYMPGMGGNFKLGLIAGNKSIWLTNAKSIKAIYRPGAMLYEVKDPLLGAGSMQIAVLALADSEGMIIKTQFVNVPPKVALCWVYGGASGKKFSRDGDIGADPESSFYLQPDYCKDNTYSISKNSFHLLMGGTELPGTVNKNLKQLSAIVPPASVIKITDAAQQQDPLTLYQSNASATPAIAGKLPVTAGAQYFLIQPTDTIQLAYNKLVQIFNEAEAARKKLAGRVKVVTPDPWINTLGGALSVAADGIWESPTYLHGAVAWRMRLPAWRGPYVGDALGWHDRARTHFSSYALSQVTTPATGPVVFDTALHLARQLEKMGTSMFSSGYICRNPNGDFRPHHYDMNLVFIDQLLTHFYCTGDTAYIKQQWPLLQRHLAWEKRNFDADSDGLYDAYCCIWASDALQYSGGGVTHSSAYNYRANAVAAQLAPIVGADPTPYQNEANKIFDAVNNQLWMPELGWYAEYKDALGERLLHPAAGLWTIYHAIDEKLPDNFKAFQSLRYIDKYIPHIPVRAKGLRDTTNYLLTTTNWQPYDWSLNNVVLAENLHTALAYWQGNRSEDAYRLWKSALVESMYLSSSPGGFEQLSYYDAIRGELYRDFADPIGMAARSLVEGLFGIVPDALKDTLTIKPGWPAAWNMASLQTPDISVDFKRTAGADQYIIKPTYPKAMNLQLRVRAWKDAIESVTVNGKPVSWHGINDAVGEPVIAIDTSMAKQYLVVIKWAGAPVQPMKYDSVYILGTQLTAATPAGFIQSISDPQQVLQNIMLTSNQVQATIQGTTGNKTAFIQLRQGEMVWWFPLCFEVKQQLEMLPSDDVNDKTLLCYVKNNGPAVSIKVIVNNFDVQRELPANSTIDIHQSAINILVPGTNRVRVELENGQHIDSTIVNWQVTANEYSRFEKIDLTRYYNDKVTNIFKQTYLSPRPQAPTLQLPTQGVGNWCYPLVQPVIDDAGLRKAAANNEFMLPQHIPLATPADTLAKNIIFTSNWDNYPDSIVVPLSGNASHAYYLLAGSTNPMQTRLVNGELRIHYKDGTTDTLALLNPQNWWPIEQDYFIDGVGFTTNAPRPLRLQLKTGKLYTTAQEYTTLKGFSNMAIDGGAATILDMPLDHNKELQSVSLHTIANDVVIGLMSVTLTR, from the coding sequence ATGCTTCATAAGACGCTATACTTTATTGTATTTCTCGCTACCATTACTTCTGCCAGGGCGCAATTGGCAAAGAACAATGCGCCGTTACCTGCAGCAGTAAAGGGAATACGATCTTCAAGTGAAAGAAGTTTACATTACCAGGCTGAGGGAACAGACTTTGTAACCGTGAATGGGAAAATGCGTTTTAACCGGGCGTTGTATGGCACCAATACCGCCTTCAGGATTGAAACGGGTGATCTGCCGGAGTTTGCGCTGTACATGCCGGGCATGGGCGGCAATTTTAAGCTGGGGTTGATCGCAGGCAATAAAAGCATTTGGTTAACAAACGCGAAATCGATAAAAGCTATTTATCGCCCCGGCGCCATGTTGTATGAAGTAAAAGATCCGTTGCTGGGAGCTGGCTCTATGCAAATTGCCGTACTGGCGCTGGCGGATAGCGAAGGCATGATCATAAAAACCCAGTTTGTAAACGTACCTCCTAAAGTAGCCTTGTGCTGGGTATATGGCGGTGCTTCCGGAAAAAAATTCTCCCGCGATGGCGATATCGGTGCCGATCCCGAATCTTCGTTTTACCTGCAGCCGGATTATTGCAAAGACAATACTTATTCCATTTCAAAGAACAGCTTTCATCTTTTGATGGGGGGGACAGAATTACCGGGCACCGTAAACAAAAACCTGAAACAGTTATCGGCCATTGTTCCACCTGCTTCTGTAATAAAAATAACGGATGCTGCCCAGCAACAGGACCCGCTGACATTATACCAAAGCAATGCATCTGCAACACCTGCTATTGCCGGTAAGCTGCCGGTGACTGCCGGCGCGCAGTATTTCTTAATACAACCTACCGATACCATACAGCTGGCTTACAACAAGCTTGTACAGATTTTTAATGAAGCAGAAGCCGCCCGTAAAAAACTGGCAGGCCGCGTTAAAGTAGTTACGCCCGACCCCTGGATCAATACCCTGGGTGGCGCCCTAAGTGTGGCTGCGGATGGTATTTGGGAATCGCCCACTTATTTACATGGCGCCGTTGCGTGGCGCATGCGGTTACCCGCCTGGCGCGGCCCGTATGTGGGGGATGCATTGGGCTGGCACGACCGGGCAAGAACCCATTTCAGCAGTTATGCCCTGTCACAGGTAACCACACCCGCAACAGGGCCGGTGGTTTTTGATACGGCTTTGCACCTGGCGCGACAGCTGGAGAAAATGGGTACTTCTATGTTCAGCAGCGGATATATCTGCCGTAATCCCAATGGCGATTTTCGTCCGCACCACTACGACATGAACCTGGTGTTTATCGATCAGTTGTTAACGCATTTTTATTGTACCGGAGATACTGCCTATATAAAACAACAATGGCCCTTGCTGCAACGGCACCTGGCCTGGGAGAAAAGGAATTTTGATGCAGACAGTGATGGCCTGTACGATGCCTATTGCTGCATTTGGGCCAGCGATGCTTTACAATACAGTGGAGGAGGCGTTACACATTCATCGGCCTATAACTACCGCGCCAATGCCGTAGCGGCGCAACTGGCGCCTATTGTAGGGGCAGATCCCACACCGTATCAGAATGAAGCCAATAAAATATTTGATGCCGTAAACAACCAGTTATGGATGCCTGAGCTGGGTTGGTATGCAGAGTACAAAGATGCGCTGGGGGAAAGGTTATTGCATCCTGCTGCCGGGTTGTGGACGATCTATCATGCCATCGATGAAAAACTGCCCGACAACTTTAAAGCCTTCCAGTCATTACGGTATATAGATAAATACATTCCCCACATTCCTGTACGGGCAAAAGGTTTGCGCGATACTACTAACTATTTGTTGACTACTACCAACTGGCAACCCTATGACTGGTCGCTGAATAATGTGGTACTGGCAGAGAACCTGCATACAGCATTGGCTTACTGGCAGGGCAACCGGTCGGAAGATGCCTACCGGTTATGGAAAAGCGCGCTGGTAGAAAGTATGTACCTGTCATCGAGCCCCGGGGGATTTGAACAGCTTTCTTATTACGATGCGATACGTGGAGAACTGTACCGTGATTTTGCCGATCCCATCGGCATGGCCGCCCGCTCCCTGGTAGAAGGTTTGTTTGGCATTGTTCCGGATGCCCTGAAAGATACGCTGACCATAAAACCAGGCTGGCCCGCTGCGTGGAATATGGCCTCCCTGCAAACGCCTGATATCTCGGTTGATTTTAAAAGAACCGCCGGCGCCGATCAATACATAATAAAACCAACCTACCCCAAAGCCATGAACCTGCAGCTGCGGGTACGGGCCTGGAAAGATGCTATTGAGTCGGTAACTGTAAATGGAAAACCTGTTAGCTGGCATGGGATAAATGATGCCGTTGGCGAACCGGTGATAGCCATCGATACATCAATGGCGAAACAATACCTGGTGGTAATTAAATGGGCCGGCGCGCCGGTTCAACCCATGAAATATGACAGCGTATATATCCTGGGCACGCAATTGACAGCCGCTACACCTGCAGGCTTTATTCAATCGATTTCCGATCCGCAGCAGGTGCTGCAGAACATCATGCTAACCAGCAACCAGGTGCAGGCAACGATACAAGGTACAACAGGTAATAAAACAGCGTTTATTCAATTACGGCAGGGTGAAATGGTTTGGTGGTTCCCACTTTGCTTTGAAGTAAAACAACAGCTTGAAATGCTGCCCAGCGATGATGTGAACGATAAAACACTGCTTTGCTATGTAAAGAATAATGGACCGGCGGTTTCAATTAAAGTGATCGTGAATAATTTTGATGTGCAAAGAGAGTTGCCGGCCAATTCAACCATTGATATACATCAAAGCGCCATTAATATACTGGTGCCTGGCACCAATCGGGTTCGCGTTGAACTGGAAAACGGGCAGCACATAGATTCAACAATAGTGAATTGGCAGGTTACTGCTAATGAATATAGCCGGTTTGAAAAAATAGATCTTACGAGATATTATAATGATAAGGTGACGAATATTTTCAAACAGACGTATTTGTCGCCAAGACCGCAGGCACCGACTTTACAACTGCCTACACAGGGAGTGGGCAACTGGTGTTATCCGTTGGTGCAACCGGTAATTGACGATGCAGGTTTACGCAAGGCGGCTGCTAATAATGAATTCATGTTGCCACAACATATTCCGCTGGCCACACCAGCCGATACGCTGGCAAAGAATATAATATTCACCTCAAACTGGGATAATTATCCTGATTCCATAGTTGTACCATTATCCGGCAATGCCAGTCATGCGTATTACTTACTGGCAGGTTCAACCAATCCCATGCAAACCAGGCTGGTAAATGGTGAACTGCGCATACATTATAAAGATGGCACAACCGATACGCTGGCCCTGTTGAACCCACAGAACTGGTGGCCTATTGAGCAGGACTATTTCATTGATGGTGTTGGGTTTACGACAAATGCGCCGCGTCCGCTCCGGTTGCAGTTAAAAACAGGAAAACTATATACCACCGCACAGGAATATACTACGCTCAAAGGCTTTTCCAACATGGCCATCGATGGCGGCGCCGCCACCATTCTTGATATGCCGCTCGATCACAATAAAGAGTTACAGTCTGTAAGCCTGCACACGATTGCGAATGATGTGGTGATTGGCTTAATGAGTGTGACCCTTACGCGATAG
- a CDS encoding outer membrane beta-barrel protein — translation MRIVTLLILFILTAQFATAQNKISGKIVDAQNRLPLPDATVTIINPVDSAAVGFAVADKSGLFEIKNLIKGNFVLGITFTGYAPYTKHLNITQSQFVMDLDTVFMQLDTSLMMGAVIVQAPPIQIKKDTIEFKASAFKTKPNATVEDLLKKLPGVEVDKDGNITAQGEEITKVYVDGKEFFLNDPKLATKNLSSDMVEAVQVFDDMSEQAKFTRIDDGSRKRTINIKLKKDKKKGVFGRTSASAGTEGRYEGSGSFNTFNNTRQISVLGGANNINKLGFTNNDLVSSMGGMGSVRRGNNGRGSGGNAPAAANGNTKSWSAGINFRDEWSRKVNFNGSYFVARTDNSNYSQSLRQNMFGDSSSYVNSISTSNNNNLNHRLGFRLEYMIDSMNSVLVTPSLNYQTGTSGNDGTSTTRATSPTVNYKAIDGSSHTSNKRDGTNFTDDLLFRHRFRKPGRTFTLGWTTAVNNSNGNGYNFSPYHFFDSSGAVTRFDNRQQINDQTTRSFNNTISTSVTEMIDSSMVWELNYAYTINKSNSDRNVFNYDTLNASFDLADTAQTNYFENLFTANRLGSNFRVKKQKYDYQFGGAVNFATMQNLTSRINSIGKDSSFTMRQSYTNFFPNASFNFNPAPRKNLRFNYRGSTRAPSVSQLQNVRDESNRLNIRTGNPNLKQEFTHNFNLTYSTFNLTNFLYLNMNAGASIVNNQIVNTTSKESEGVLLTRPENLNGSQSFNFSGTIGIPLKKVTTGRRSPVNLNLTSSARYGRDVSKIMDTVRFNYTSTLGQRLSFNYFIQDKLDLQANANFNYNKANYTTSGSQDYKYFDQHYSVDVTYTIFKRIMFNNDFDYYINTGRAQGFNQAIPMWNAYVSCLLFKKQNGEIRISGIDLLNQNKSINRTVNVLYVEDTYTRVLQRFFLVSFMYNFKNFGKDMFSSRGSRQRTGKSY, via the coding sequence ATGCGGATTGTTACCCTATTGATTCTATTCATTTTAACGGCTCAATTTGCTACTGCTCAAAATAAAATAAGCGGTAAGATCGTTGACGCCCAAAACCGGCTGCCCTTACCCGACGCAACGGTTACAATTATTAATCCTGTTGACTCCGCTGCTGTTGGTTTTGCAGTGGCTGATAAATCCGGTTTGTTTGAAATAAAAAACCTGATCAAAGGAAACTTTGTGTTGGGTATAACCTTCACTGGTTATGCGCCCTATACAAAGCATTTGAATATTACCCAATCGCAGTTTGTAATGGACCTCGATACGGTGTTCATGCAACTGGATACTTCGCTGATGATGGGCGCTGTTATTGTACAGGCCCCGCCTATACAAATAAAAAAAGATACGATAGAGTTCAAGGCCAGTGCTTTTAAAACAAAACCCAATGCTACGGTAGAAGACCTGCTGAAGAAATTACCCGGGGTTGAAGTTGATAAAGATGGCAACATTACTGCACAGGGCGAAGAGATCACTAAAGTATATGTGGATGGAAAAGAATTTTTCCTGAACGATCCCAAGCTGGCAACGAAGAACCTGTCGTCGGATATGGTGGAAGCGGTGCAGGTATTTGATGACATGAGCGAACAGGCCAAGTTCACCAGGATAGATGATGGCAGCCGCAAACGTACCATCAATATCAAACTGAAGAAAGATAAAAAGAAAGGCGTCTTTGGCCGCACCAGCGCTTCTGCAGGTACCGAAGGCCGGTACGAAGGAAGCGGCTCCTTCAATACATTTAATAACACGCGCCAGATCTCCGTTCTGGGCGGCGCCAACAACATCAATAAACTGGGTTTTACCAATAACGACCTGGTAAGTTCTATGGGAGGTATGGGGAGTGTACGCCGTGGTAATAATGGCCGCGGAAGCGGCGGCAATGCACCTGCCGCAGCGAATGGGAATACCAAATCATGGAGTGCAGGTATTAATTTCCGTGATGAATGGAGCCGCAAAGTAAATTTCAACGGTAGTTATTTTGTTGCCCGGACCGATAACAGCAACTATAGCCAGAGCTTACGGCAAAACATGTTTGGCGACTCATCATCCTATGTTAATTCAATCAGCACCAGTAATAACAATAATCTTAATCACCGGTTAGGGTTCAGGCTGGAGTACATGATAGACAGTATGAACTCTGTATTGGTGACGCCTTCGCTCAATTATCAAACAGGTACGTCCGGCAACGATGGAACTTCCACTACCCGGGCCACCAGTCCCACGGTGAATTATAAAGCTATTGATGGAAGCAGCCATACCTCCAATAAACGTGATGGAACCAATTTTACCGATGACCTGTTGTTCCGTCACCGGTTTCGTAAACCTGGCCGCACGTTTACCCTGGGCTGGACAACAGCCGTGAACAACAGCAATGGCAATGGTTACAATTTTTCACCGTATCATTTTTTTGATTCTTCAGGTGCTGTAACCCGCTTCGATAACCGCCAGCAGATCAACGATCAAACTACCCGTTCTTTTAATAACACTATCAGTACATCGGTAACCGAGATGATAGATTCAAGCATGGTATGGGAGTTGAACTACGCGTATACCATCAATAAAAGCAACAGCGACCGGAATGTATTTAATTATGATACGCTCAATGCGTCGTTCGACCTGGCTGATACGGCGCAAACCAATTATTTTGAGAACCTGTTTACGGCGAACAGACTGGGGTCCAACTTCAGGGTAAAGAAGCAGAAGTACGATTACCAGTTTGGCGGTGCGGTGAACTTTGCCACTATGCAAAACCTCACCAGCCGCATCAATTCGATTGGAAAGGATAGTTCGTTTACGATGCGGCAAAGCTATACCAACTTCTTTCCGAACGCCTCTTTTAATTTTAACCCGGCGCCCCGCAAGAACCTGCGGTTTAATTACCGGGGCAGCACGCGTGCTCCAAGTGTAAGCCAGTTACAGAATGTGCGGGATGAGAGCAACCGGTTGAATATTCGTACCGGTAATCCGAACCTGAAACAGGAGTTCACGCATAACTTCAATCTTACCTATAGCACGTTCAACCTGACCAACTTTTTATATCTTAATATGAATGCCGGGGCCAGCATCGTAAACAACCAGATAGTTAATACCACCAGTAAAGAATCAGAAGGGGTGTTGTTAACGCGGCCCGAAAACCTGAACGGTTCACAGAGTTTTAATTTTTCCGGGACTATCGGCATTCCGTTGAAAAAAGTAACTACCGGCCGTCGCAGCCCGGTAAACCTGAACCTGACTTCATCTGCCCGGTATGGCCGCGATGTGAGCAAGATCATGGATACTGTACGTTTCAATTATACCAGCACATTGGGTCAGCGGCTTTCGTTCAATTATTTTATCCAGGATAAATTAGACCTGCAGGCCAATGCCAACTTTAATTATAACAAAGCGAATTACACTACATCGGGCTCTCAGGATTATAAATACTTCGATCAGCATTATTCAGTAGATGTTACCTATACCATCTTCAAGCGGATAATGTTCAACAATGATTTTGATTATTATATAAATACCGGCCGTGCGCAGGGCTTTAACCAGGCTATTCCTATGTGGAATGCCTATGTTTCCTGTCTGTTATTTAAAAAGCAGAACGGAGAGATCCGCATCAGCGGGATTGACCTGTTAAATCAGAATAAAAGTATTAACCGTACGGTGAATGTGTTGTATGTAGAAGATACGTACACCCGGGTGCTGCAACGCTTCTTCCTGGTAAGTTTTATGTACAACTTCAAGAACTTCGGGAAGGATATGTTCTCAAGCCGTGGAAGCCGGCAACGTACCGGTAAAAGCTATTAG
- a CDS encoding T9SS type A sorting domain-containing protein, with product MKVVQALNLLLAAMCLYTSTAAQCTGNCPTGSLAVPNSSTTLAAGSTYCISSTINLSANTYTISGTLVIQAGTVTLGSINLDKTGVILVKNTARLNITGVVTGNATAPVSTIDNLIICNGGLVNIIGSFSQGQINIAVNDFGAMLVTGAWTAGATASTVKMGKSSVIELCSSFNLNKDGFFTETSTDVSYLVVHAPMIQSVVNGWLSSKQAASKIKWTADVPAAFVSHPAAYSCVACGNYNLAPTGTTSACGSAANALYNQVLSYPDNKPAVRPDGANTDKVAIYPNPANKYLYLQLPVKHTYTRLSVFTEAGQLVYQSTIQAGSTPAKYNLPVQMKHGLYFVRLTGNNNSLTLRLAKE from the coding sequence ATGAAAGTAGTTCAAGCCCTCAACCTGCTTTTAGCAGCTATGTGCCTATATACCAGCACAGCTGCGCAATGTACCGGCAATTGCCCAACAGGCAGTTTAGCCGTACCCAACAGTTCAACCACTTTAGCTGCCGGTTCTACCTATTGCATTTCATCCACCATCAATTTAAGCGCCAATACATATACTATCAGCGGTACGCTTGTTATTCAGGCTGGTACTGTTACGCTGGGTAGCATCAACCTTGACAAGACCGGCGTAATCCTGGTAAAGAATACTGCAAGGCTTAATATAACCGGGGTAGTAACCGGCAACGCCACCGCTCCGGTCTCCACCATCGACAACCTGATCATCTGCAATGGAGGTTTGGTAAATATTATCGGTTCCTTCTCACAGGGACAGATAAATATTGCCGTTAATGATTTTGGGGCTATGCTGGTTACCGGCGCCTGGACAGCCGGCGCAACCGCCTCTACTGTGAAAATGGGGAAGAGTTCCGTAATCGAGCTGTGTTCTTCCTTCAACCTGAATAAAGACGGGTTCTTTACCGAAACCAGCACCGATGTATCTTATCTGGTAGTTCATGCCCCCATGATCCAGAGTGTTGTCAATGGATGGCTGTCATCAAAACAGGCGGCTTCTAAAATAAAATGGACGGCAGATGTACCGGCAGCCTTTGTGTCTCATCCTGCGGCCTATTCCTGTGTGGCTTGCGGCAATTATAACCTGGCGCCAACAGGCACCACTTCCGCCTGCGGATCAGCGGCTAATGCTTTGTATAACCAGGTGCTCTCCTATCCTGATAATAAGCCGGCCGTTCGCCCGGATGGTGCTAACACCGATAAGGTGGCTATCTATCCAAATCCCGCTAACAAATACCTGTACCTGCAATTACCAGTCAAACACACCTATACCCGTTTGTCGGTATTTACAGAGGCCGGGCAATTGGTCTATCAGTCCACTATACAAGCAGGCAGCACCCCGGCAAAATATAACCTGCCTGTGCAAATGAAACATGGTTTATACTTTGTGAGGCTTACCGGAAATAACAACTCATTGACGCTACGATTAGCAAAAGAGTAA
- a CDS encoding redoxin domain-containing protein, which yields MKGLFAYLLLLPAICMAAAPVNNIRDEHKTLAIGSKAPDFKLPGIDGKTYTLANFKNAQVLVIVFTCNHCPTAQAYEDRIIQLTKDYSAKNVAVVAIMPNDPKSVRLDELGYTDMSDHFDEMKLRAKQKHFNFPYLYDGETQATAKTYGPVATPHVFIFDKSRMLRYQGRIDNVEKPTKTPTEFNTRDAIDALLQGKPVAVETTKVFGCSIKWAEKTSLVKQGFEEWAKEPVSVNTIDEAGLKDLIKNNTDKLRLINIWATWCGPCVTEFPEFISINRMFRRRDFEFISISADDPTRQEKVLKFLQQQQASNTNYLFAIDDKYKLIESIDPNWQGALPYTLLVEPGGKIVYGKQGPIDAAEIKKLIVDNKLIGRYY from the coding sequence ATGAAAGGATTGTTTGCCTATCTATTACTATTGCCTGCCATATGTATGGCAGCAGCACCTGTAAACAACATTCGTGACGAACACAAAACGCTCGCCATTGGCTCTAAAGCACCTGATTTTAAGTTACCAGGTATAGATGGCAAAACCTATACGCTGGCGAACTTTAAAAATGCCCAGGTACTGGTAATCGTATTTACCTGTAACCATTGCCCTACAGCGCAGGCTTATGAGGACAGGATCATTCAACTTACCAAAGACTACAGCGCCAAAAACGTAGCGGTGGTGGCCATTATGCCCAACGATCCCAAATCGGTACGGTTAGATGAGCTGGGATATACCGATATGAGCGACCACTTTGATGAAATGAAGCTGAGGGCCAAACAAAAACATTTCAACTTTCCTTATTTGTACGATGGTGAAACGCAGGCTACCGCCAAAACCTACGGGCCGGTGGCCACACCGCATGTGTTTATATTCGACAAATCACGCATGCTTCGCTACCAGGGCCGGATAGACAATGTAGAAAAGCCAACCAAAACACCCACCGAATTCAATACACGCGACGCCATAGATGCCCTGTTGCAAGGAAAACCCGTAGCCGTTGAAACCACCAAGGTCTTTGGCTGCTCTATAAAATGGGCAGAAAAAACATCGCTGGTAAAACAGGGGTTTGAAGAATGGGCCAAAGAACCGGTATCGGTTAATACCATCGATGAAGCCGGACTAAAAGACTTAATAAAGAACAACACTGACAAACTACGATTGATCAATATCTGGGCAACCTGGTGCGGCCCCTGTGTTACCGAATTCCCCGAATTCATTTCCATCAACCGCATGTTCAGACGGCGCGATTTTGAGTTCATCAGCATCAGCGCCGACGATCCCACCAGGCAGGAAAAAGTATTGAAATTCCTGCAGCAGCAACAGGCCTCCAATACCAATTACCTGTTTGCTATCGATGATAAATACAAACTGATTGAATCCATCGATCCCAACTGGCAGGGCGCCCTCCCCTATACCCTCCTGGTTGAACCCGGCGGAAAGATCGTTTATGGCAAACAGGGACCCATCGATGCAGCGGAGATAAAGAAGCTGATTGTAGATAATAAGCTCATTGGACGATATTATTAG
- a CDS encoding endo-1,4-beta-xylanase encodes MKKIMLICITVFLSTTLFAQEIKGLKDYYASYFPVGVAVSLRSLSGPDAQLIVQQFNSITPENDMKMGPIHPEENRYNWARADSIVNFAQRHGMKVRGHCLCWHEQTPGWLFKDAAGNTVTKEVLLQRLKDHITTVVNRYKGKVYAWDVVNEAVADDSSHIYRNSLWYQICGEDFIAKAFEYAHAADPNAVLFYNDYNTERPQKTERVYQLLKKLVDAKVPVMGVGLQAHWSIYEPTEKELRSTIEKLSSLGLKIQFTELDISVYPWEKNRRAKQADDNDAFTPEREQQQLEQYKKVFSIFREYKNVITGVTCWGISDRNTWLDEYPVAGRKNYPMLFDRNGQPKKAFNAVVSF; translated from the coding sequence ATGAAAAAGATAATGCTTATCTGTATTACAGTATTTCTTTCGACAACGCTATTTGCACAGGAGATAAAAGGCCTCAAAGATTATTACGCCAGTTACTTTCCGGTTGGCGTAGCAGTTAGCCTGCGTTCATTGAGTGGTCCTGATGCACAGCTGATCGTTCAACAATTCAACAGCATTACGCCGGAGAACGATATGAAGATGGGGCCCATTCACCCGGAGGAGAACCGGTATAACTGGGCCCGGGCCGATTCCATTGTAAACTTTGCACAACGCCATGGTATGAAGGTACGCGGGCATTGCCTGTGCTGGCACGAACAAACACCCGGCTGGTTGTTTAAAGATGCTGCCGGCAATACCGTTACCAAAGAAGTCTTATTACAACGGTTAAAAGACCATATTACCACAGTAGTGAACCGGTACAAAGGCAAGGTATACGCCTGGGATGTGGTGAACGAAGCGGTAGCTGACGACAGCAGTCACATTTATCGCAACTCACTCTGGTACCAGATCTGCGGAGAAGATTTCATAGCCAAAGCCTTTGAATATGCCCACGCAGCCGATCCCAATGCTGTTCTTTTTTATAATGACTATAATACTGAACGGCCGCAAAAAACAGAACGCGTTTACCAGCTGCTGAAAAAACTGGTGGATGCCAAAGTACCGGTAATGGGGGTGGGACTGCAGGCGCACTGGTCAATTTACGAACCAACAGAAAAGGAGTTGCGCAGCACCATTGAAAAGCTGTCTTCCCTGGGCCTGAAGATCCAGTTCACCGAGCTCGACATCTCTGTTTACCCCTGGGAAAAGAACCGCCGCGCCAAACAGGCTGATGATAACGACGCCTTTACGCCTGAACGTGAACAACAACAGCTGGAACAATACAAAAAGGTGTTCAGTATTTTCAGGGAATATAAAAATGTAATCACCGGTGTTACCTGCTGGGGCATTTCAGACCGGAATACCTGGCTCGATGAATACCCGGTAGCCGGCCGTAAAAACTATCCCATGTTGTTTGATAGGAATGGACAACCGAAGAAGGCCTTTAATGCAGTGGTTTCATTTTGA